In Deinococcus cellulosilyticus NBRC 106333 = KACC 11606, a single window of DNA contains:
- a CDS encoding HD domain-containing protein, with translation MTVLTERFARAVSYTLQKHQHHTRKQSEVPYFTHLMGVSSVVLEYGGNEDQAIAGLLHDTLEDISGDLAEEIKKRFGQKVLEVVLGCTDASREQRDLMGRKASWYDRKEGIIAGLATKPEDVLLVAVADKYHNARNLLENTLVLGDAFWERFNAGKSPTLWYYRRLTETLLSLPAKGQGIMHLIQVFFHITRDLEQVNGVSEIPTEQLKVPLED, from the coding sequence ATGACTGTGCTGACCGAGCGTTTTGCCAGAGCCGTTTCCTACACCCTGCAAAAGCACCAGCATCACACCCGCAAACAGTCAGAGGTGCCTTATTTCACCCACCTGATGGGGGTGAGCAGTGTGGTTCTGGAATATGGCGGCAACGAAGACCAGGCCATTGCGGGCCTCCTGCATGACACCCTGGAAGACATCAGCGGAGACCTTGCAGAAGAAATAAAAAAACGCTTTGGGCAGAAGGTGCTGGAGGTGGTGCTGGGTTGCACCGACGCCAGCCGGGAACAGCGGGACCTGATGGGTCGCAAAGCGAGCTGGTATGACCGCAAAGAGGGCATCATTGCGGGTCTGGCCACCAAGCCTGAGGACGTGCTGCTGGTGGCTGTGGCAGACAAATACCACAACGCCAGAAACCTGCTGGAAAACACCCTGGTGCTTGGTGACGCTTTCTGGGAAAGGTTCAACGCTGGAAAAAGCCCCACGTTGTGGTATTACCGCAGGTTGACCGAAACCCTGTTGTCCCTGCCTGCCAAAGGCCAGGGGATCATGCACCTGATCCAGGTCTTTTTCCACATCACCCGTGACCTCGAGCAGGTGAATGGTGTTTCTGAGATCCCCACAGAACAGCTGAAAGTACCTCTGGAAGACTGA